Proteins from a genomic interval of Clostridium sp. 'deep sea':
- a CDS encoding ribonuclease J: MNSKNNILFIPLGGVNEIGKNMYALRYQDDIIVIDAGIMFPDDELLGIDYVIPDMTYLIENRNLVKAIFLTHGHEDHIGAISYLLQEINVPVYGTKLTLGLVECKLKDYDITNYTLNVVEIGDVIGAGSFAIEFIRVNHSIPDGAALAINTPAGIILHTGDFKFDQTPVDGNVTDYHRLADYGDTGVLALFCDVTNAIHSGYTPSEKVVGDVLDNIIRNTTNRIIMATFASNIHRIQQIFQLAHKHDRKVAVIGRSMVNNVRISNELGYLDIPPNTYIETEDTDLYPPEKILIISTGSQGEPLAALTRMAFNRHAQIKIGTHDTVIMSSSPIPGNEKLVNRIINALTYNGATVITTRDAQVHVSGHASAEELKMMLHLVKPKYVIPFHGEYQHKNAYRLIATSLGIDPNNIFMLNNGDVLVMNEKEALVSDTVESGRILIDGRGIGDVGKVVLRDRHMLAQYGVLTSVVAINKQSRQILSGPTIVTRGFVYVKESEDLLDEAAHKVRLALEDQLASGITDWAPLKNRMRQVLQNYLYEQTGRRPMILPIIMEI, translated from the coding sequence ATGAATAGTAAAAATAACATTTTATTTATTCCATTAGGTGGAGTAAATGAAATAGGAAAAAATATGTATGCCCTTCGATATCAAGATGATATTATCGTTATCGATGCGGGTATCATGTTTCCTGACGATGAATTATTAGGAATAGACTATGTTATTCCCGACATGACGTATTTAATAGAAAATCGTAATTTAGTGAAAGCCATATTTTTAACCCATGGACATGAAGATCATATAGGAGCTATTTCTTATTTATTACAAGAAATTAATGTTCCTGTTTATGGAACAAAACTGACCCTAGGTTTAGTTGAATGTAAGCTAAAGGATTACGATATTACAAACTATACCTTAAATGTTGTTGAAATTGGCGATGTTATTGGAGCAGGATCTTTTGCAATTGAGTTTATTCGTGTTAATCACAGTATTCCAGATGGTGCTGCCTTAGCCATAAATACCCCTGCTGGTATTATTCTACACACAGGTGACTTTAAATTTGATCAAACCCCTGTAGACGGCAATGTTACAGACTATCATCGACTAGCAGACTATGGAGACACAGGAGTATTGGCCTTGTTTTGTGATGTAACAAACGCTATTCATTCTGGTTATACTCCATCCGAAAAAGTAGTGGGTGATGTTCTTGATAATATTATTAGAAATACTACAAATAGAATAATAATGGCTACCTTTGCTTCTAATATTCATAGAATACAGCAAATATTTCAACTAGCTCATAAACACGATCGTAAAGTTGCTGTTATTGGCAGAAGCATGGTTAATAATGTAAGGATATCAAACGAATTAGGCTACTTAGATATTCCCCCTAATACCTATATTGAAACTGAGGATACAGATTTATATCCACCAGAAAAAATACTAATCATTTCAACAGGTAGTCAAGGTGAGCCTTTAGCGGCACTTACTAGAATGGCCTTTAATAGACATGCTCAAATAAAAATTGGAACTCACGACACAGTAATTATGTCAAGCAGCCCTATTCCAGGCAACGAAAAACTAGTTAATAGAATCATTAATGCTTTAACATATAATGGAGCCACCGTTATTACTACAAGAGATGCTCAGGTACATGTATCTGGTCACGCCAGTGCTGAGGAGCTAAAAATGATGTTACACTTGGTAAAGCCCAAGTATGTAATACCGTTTCATGGCGAATATCAGCATAAAAATGCCTATAGACTAATTGCAACTAGTTTAGGTATTGATCCAAATAATATTTTTATGCTCAATAATGGCGATGTATTAGTAATGAACGAAAAAGAAGCATTAGTATCAGATACTGTTGAATCAGGTAGAATTTTAATAGATGGAAGAGGCATTGGGGATGTTGGTAAAGTTGTATTAAGAGATCGCCATATGTTAGCTCAATATGGAGTACTAACATCTGTAGTTGCAATTAATAAACAATCTCGACAAATTTTAAGTGGTCCAACAATAGTTACTCGTGGGTTTGTATATGTTAAAGAATCAGAAGATTTACTTGATGAGGCAGCTCATAAGGTGCGTCTAGCTCTGGAAGATCAGCTAGCCTCGGGCATAACTGATTGGGCGCCACTAAAAAATAGAATGAGACAGGTATTACAAAACTATTTATATGAGCAAACAGGAAGAAGACCAATGATTTTACCAATAATTATGGAAATATAA